CCCATGCCGTTTTCATCGTCGGGGGTGAAACCGACGCCGGAAAACGTGCCGTTGCCGTTGTTGACCAGCACTTTCGATCCGCGAAAGTCGGAAACCATGAGGATATCGAGATCGCGGTCGCCATCGATGTCGGCGAAGTTGGGCGCGAAAGTATAGTCGTAATTCGGCCCGAGCACCCCGGTCGGCAGTTCGAACGCGAGCAGGTTGGCGACCCCGCTGACCTGGCTGGCCGGCGTGAACCGGACCTTGCCCGGCGTCGAATCGTTGCGCCACAATGTCTCGGTCTCGCCCGGAACCGAGGGATTTCGCGGCGTGCCCCAATGGGCCATGAGTATGTCGAGATCGCCGTCCGCGTCGTAATCGCCGAGTGCCATGGAGATCGTCTGCGCGCTCGAGGCGTTGTCGAGACCCGATCCGGCGGTCGCGTCGGTGAAGCTGCCGCTGCCATTGTTTGCGAAGAGCTTGGTCGGCCCGCCCTGGAGCCCGCCGAGCAGCAGATCGAGATCGCCGTCGCCATCGACGTCGGCAAATGTCGGTCCGCTGTGGCGACCGTTGGAAGTTCCGCCGAGCGAATAGGCAAGACCGGCCGCCGCTGCGCGGTCCTCGAACCGGGCACCGCCCTGGTTGACGTAGAGCCGGTTGGGGCCGCTGTCGCCGCGCGCGACAAACACATCGAGATCGCCATCGTTGTCGATATCGCCCGACGCCGCTCCGCCCGCGAATTGCGCCACCATCGGATTGAGTCCGGCGGAAAAGCCGAAGGAGTGCACCACCTGCATCTGCGTGGTGCGGTCGGCGAAGGTGGTGTTGGCTCCGACCGGCAGGGTTGCGCTGGCCGGCGGCGGGCTGGGCGGGGGCGTCGGCCCGCCCGCGACCGCGCCTGCGCCCGAAGTCGAATTCCCGTCGCCGCCCCCGCAGCCGGCCAGAGCCAGTGCGAACGTGCTGGCCGCCAGCGTCGCGAAACTGCGCAATGTAACCATCGAACCCCTCCCGGCGCGACCGTTTCGCCGTGCTCCGTGCAAAAGTTTGCAGAGATTCCTCTTGGAGAAAAGGGGGATTCTCATATTATGCGCATCGCAGAGCTGATAAATTTGCAAAAATTTGCAATCACCAGCGCTGGAGAGGGACAAATGCTGGGTTCTTGGATCAAAATTGTCGTCGCGGCACTCGTTGCACTGCTTTCGACTGCATCGCTGCACGCCACGACTCTCGAGGTATCGTCGCCCGATGGGAAGATCACCGTCGCGGTCTCGGACGACGGTGGCCATGCGACTTACACCGTGAGCTACGATGGCGAGGTGGTGATGCCGGCTGCGCGGCTTGGCCTGCTGTTTGCCGATCATCACGGCCTCGAGGACGGGCTGGAGATCAGAGGAACGGCCGATGTCACGGCGACCGACGAAACATGGGAACAACCCTGGGGTGAGCGGCGATTGGTCCGCAACCACTACAACGAGCTGCGCGTAGGCTTTAGCCCCAAGCAAGGCCCTGCGCGCGCGATGATTGTTGAATTCCGTGTCTTCGATACCGGCCTCGGCTTTCGTTATGAGGTGCTACAGACCGAGGCGCTGCAAGGCGACATCCGCATCACCGACGAGCTGACCCAGTTCAACATCGGCGGTGACGCCGATGCATGGTGGACGCCGAGCCGCCAGTTCAACCGCTACGAATATATCTACCGCACCGGCAAGGCGGCGGTGGTCGACGATGCGCATACGCCGGTGACCTTCCGCCAGCCGAGCGGGCTGCATATCTCGATCCATGAAGCCGCGCTGGTCGATTATTCCGCCATGTCGCTGCTCGCGCTGCGACCCGGCAGTTTCGAAGCGGCGCTGCGGCCGGGTTCGGACGGGATCAAGGTTCACACCAGGGCTCCGTTCAGGTCTCCGTGGCGCACGATCCAGATTTCTCCCGATGCAGCGGGCCTGATCAATTCGGACATTATCCTCAACCTCAACGAGCCCAACAAGCTCGGCGACGTCTCGTGGGTCGAGCCCGGCAAATATGTCGGCATCTGGTGGGCGATGCATATTCGCGAGCGCACCTGGGGCAATGACGGCATTCACGGAGCGACCAACGAGGAAACCCGCCGCTATATCGATTTCGCCGCCGAGCACGGCTTCAAGGGCGTGCTGGTCGAAGGCTGGAACGTCGGCTGGGACGGGGACTGGTTCAACAATGGTGAATTGTTCCGCTTCACCGAAGCCTATCCCGATTTCGACCTCGAAGAGCTTGGCAAATACGCCTTGTCAAAAGGCGTGCGCATCATCGGCCACCACGAAACCTCGGCCAATGTTGCGAACTACGAAGCGCAGATGGGCGACGCATTCGACCTCTACGAAAAGGTCGGCGTGCGACAGGTCAAGACCGGCTATGTCGCCGATGCGGGCGATGTGGTGCGCTACGACGAGAACGGCATCAGGAAATACGAATGGCACGACAGCCAGTTCATGGTCGATCATCACCTGCGGGTCGTGACCGAAGCGGCCAAGCGCAAGATTGCGATCAACGCGCACGAGCCGGTGAAGGACACCGGGCTGCGGCGCACCTATCCCAACTGGATGACCCGCGAAGGCGCGCGCGGCATGGAGTTCAACGCCTGGGGCTCGCCGCCGAACCCGACTTCGCATGTCTCGACGCTGGCCTTCACCCGGATGCTCGCCGGCCCGATGGATTTCACGCCCGGCATCTTCAACCTGCGGCCCAACGAGAAGCCGCCGGTGCGCGAGGACATGCAGCGCGGCGACCCGTCGAACCGTCCGCAGACCACGCTCGCGAAGCAGCTGGCGCTGTATGTCGTCCTCTACTCGCCGCTGCAGATGGCGGCCGATCTGCCCGAGCACTACGAGGAGCGGATGGACGCCTTCCAGTTCATCAAGGACGTGCCGGCCGACTGGGAGGAAAGCGTCGCGCTGGCAGGCGAAGTGGGCGAATATGTCGCCATTGCGCGGCAGGAGCGTGGCGGGACCGACTGGTTCCTCGGCGCGGTTACGGACGAGACGCCGCGCGACATTGCCGTGACGCTCGATTTCCTCGAACCCGGCGCGACCTATCTGGCTGAGGTCTATCGCGACGGCGAAGACGCGCACTGGGACACCAATCCCTACAGCTATGTGATCGAGAGCCGCGAGGTCCGCGCTGGTGAAACCATGACGCTCCCGCTCGCCTCGTCGGGCGGGGCGGCGGTGCGTTTCATCAGGCAGTAGCGCTTGGAACGATCGCGCGGAGGGTGCATTGAAGCGGAGTGTCTCAAGCGCTCTCTCCCAAGCTCAAGGTGTGGTTCGACGGTGCGTGTCCGTTGTGCCAGCGCGAAATCGCGCTGATGCGGCGGCTCGACCGGAATGGCGCCATTGACTTCGTCGATGTGTCCGACAGTGCCGACCCGTCCTGCCCGGTGGACCGGAGCGAACTGCTGGCCCGCTTTCACGCTGAAGAGAACGGCAGGGTGCTGGACGGGGCGGCGGCCTTCGCGGCGATGTGGCGGGTAATTCCGCCCCTGCGCCCGCTCGGCCTGATAGCTCGCAACGCGGCGGTGCTGAAGGTGCTCGAATGGCTTTACCTGCGTTTCCTCAGGATCCGACCGCGAATCCAGCGCCTGCTGCGCTGACCCCACAATTCGCTTGCCCGCGCGGCGCGCATCGGCTCAATCTTCCTTCAGGGAAAGAGGGAGTGGACCACCGATGAGCTATTTCGGCGCGATGCAGAACGAAATCTACAATGCCGGTCTCAAGGGGATCCTGCCCGCTTTCCCGGTCGATTTCGCCACGCTCGAAAAGCGCGCGCACGAAGCGCTCGGACCGATGCTGACCAACTATGTCGCGGGCGGCTGCGGCGACGAGCACACGCAGGACCAGAATGCCGAGGCCTTCCATCACTGGGGCATGATCCCGCGCATGATGGTCGACTGCGCCGAGCGCGACCTGTCGATCGAGATCTTCGGCCAGAAATACGACAACCCGCTATTCATGGCCCCGATCGGGCTCAACGGCGAAGCCTCGCAGGATCGCCACGGCGATATCGCTGCGGCGCAGGCTTCGGCGGCTACGGGAGTGCCGTTCTGCGCTTCCACGCTTTCCAACGATCCGCTGGAGGATGTCTACACCGCCTGCGGCGACACCGCGCCGTGGTTCCAGCTCTACACCTCGCGCAACAAGGACGTGGCCGAAAGCATGATCCGCCGCGCGGAGAAAGCCGGGTACAAGGCGCTGGTGGTCACGCTCGATACCTGGGTGACCGGATGGCGCCCGCGCGACCTCAACGCGTCGAACTTCCCGCAGCTGCGCGGCAAGGTGCTGCGCAACTACATGACAGATCCGGAGTTTCTGAAGTTGCTGCCCAAGCCGCCCGAGGAAGATTTCGAAACCGCGATCATGATCTGGGCGGCGACCTTCGGGCAGGTGCTGACATGGGAGCACCTCGAATGGTTCAAGTCGGTCACCGATCTGCCTATCGTGCTCAAGGGAATCTGCCACCCGGATGATGCGCGCAAGGCCGTCGATCACGGGGCCGATGCGATCTACTGTTCGAACCATGGCGGGCGGCAGGCGAATGGCGGGATCGCCACCATCGATCTGCTGGGTGACGTGGTGAAGGCGGCAGGTGACCTGCCGGTGCTGTTTGACAGCGGAATTCGCTCGGGCAGCGACGCGGTCAAGGCGCTGGCGCTAGGGGCGACCGCCGTGGGTGTGGGCCGACCCTATACCTATGGCCTCGCGATCGGCGGGGCGAAGGGGGCCGAATGGGTGCTCCGCTCGATCCTCGCGGAGGCCGATTTGCTGATGGCAGTCAACGGCTACCCGACGCTTGCAGCGGTGCGCGAAGCAGGGGCGATCCGGACCGATCGGTAAGGTTCGCAAGGCCCCTCGTTTCCAGGAATTGTATGGAAACGACAAATTTGGATTCAGTTTTCCACAGTTTTGCTGTTAGCTTGACGGCCTAACGAATCGCGAATCGGGCAAATCCGACACGGGGACGCGAAACATGGTACGACCGACGATCAGTTCCAGCGGTCCGGACGCAATGGGCCGGACCTTCTGCCATACCGACGAGAGCTCGCGCCGCGCGCGCTACGGACGCATTCAGCCGATGCATTCGCATGGGCCGTTGCGGCGAGTGATCGAGCGCCTGCTCGCGCGCTAGGCGACAGCCGCTCTCTACAGTCCAGGCTGGGTGTTCTGCCAAGCACGCGGCCTGGGTCGCGCGGCACCGCTCAGCGAGGATTGCAGACCAGAATCATGCGCTCGCAATCCGGGCCGATCGTCGCGCATTCCGAATCCAGCCGATATTCGCTGAAGCGCGCCACCGTCTGCCAGCCGGCGGCCGTCAGCATCTTTTCGGCCGATCGCGGGGAATAGCATTCAAGCTCGAAGTCGATGACGCAATCTTCTGACGCGCCACCCGAATATCGCCAGGTCGATTTCACACAGTCGCGTTCGGGATCGTGCAGATAGGTCTCGTGAAATTCAGTTCCGCTCGCGAGCACGCGGTTTCGCTTCAGGTCCCCGTTCTTCCTGAACCAGTCGCCGTTGAAACTGTCGATCAGCAACATCCCGTCGCCCACCAGCGAACGGCAATTTGCGAAGAAACGCGCCTCCTCCTGTTTCGGAAAATAGCCGAGCGAGGTGAAACATCGAACGATGTTGGCGATGCCGACCGGCGCGAATTCCGACGGGATCGCGAAGAAATCGGCATGGATGAAGAACGCATTGGGCACCTTGCGATGCAGCGCCTTGGAAAGCAGTGCCTGCGACAGATCGACTCCGACATAGAAGGCCGACGCACCCGCCAGGATTTCGGCCCAGCGCCCGTTTCCGCATCCGAATTCGAGCGTGCCGCGATCCGAAGCGCCGAACCGGCGGACGATCGTTTTGAAGAATGCGGCGCTTTCGGGGTCGTCATTCGCACCGGCGACGATCGCTTCGAACATATCCGCCTGATCGACGAACATGTCTTCCATCCATCGCTGGTATCGCTCACTCATCTCCGGCGAGGACGCTCGAGATCGATTGACCGGCCGAGAAGGACTTGCGCCAGAGTTTGTTCAACCGGTCGTTTTCGGAGTCCGGAATGGTCCCCTCGCTGCCTTCCCAGATCGGTGTCGGCGACATCAGGACGGGGCTCAGGAATCCTTCAGCATCCCAGGTCTTGAGCACGCAGACGCCAGCGTGGACGTTATGAAACTGTTCGCCGGCCTGGGGAAAGATCTGGACGACGTGCGGCTCCGCTCCGCCTTCGGGCCGCTGGACGAGGATGAGCCGCAAGCCGACCAGATAGCCTTCGATCCGGTAGGTCGAGTATCCGCCCGCCGGGCGCGGAACAGAAAGGCTGGCGAGCAATTTTCCCGGAACGTCGATCAGCGAGAAGTCGACCTTGCGATAGCGCCAGGTTTCCCGATCCTCGACCTTGGTCTGGATATAGTGGTGCCAGACCTTGCGAAAATGCACGAGGTTTTCGCGATCGGAATAGATATCCGACTGGAGCGTATTGGCGACGAGTTCCTTGATATGGGTAAGCCCGCTCGCATCGATGATCGAACTCATTACCAGACCAATACAGGCACCCAGAGCGCCGCCACCGATGGCGATGAACAGCGGCCCGATAAAGGTATTTTCGCCGAGCAGGAAGCCGACCGTCATCAACAGGGCGCTGATGACGAAAGAAGCGGCAAGAAAAGCCAGAGACTGCTTCTTGATCAGGCTGGTGAGTTCGGAATTCATTTCGATTTCAAAACATAAAGCACCTTTCCGGTCAATCCGGACGGTCCAGCCCCCGACCGGCAGCCTTCCTCCCATTCGTCGGCGACGTGGAGGCAAACTCGTTCCATTTGAAACTTTCTTGCGCAGGGTCTAGCGGGGAGCTTCCCCCAGAGCGCAGGAGCGAATCATGCTGGTCGGCGTACCCAAGGAAATCAAGAACCACGAATACCGGGTCGGACTGACACCCG
The Erythrobacter sp. JK5 DNA segment above includes these coding regions:
- a CDS encoding CRTAC1 family protein, with protein sequence MVTLRSFATLAASTFALALAGCGGGDGNSTSGAGAVAGGPTPPPSPPPASATLPVGANTTFADRTTQMQVVHSFGFSAGLNPMVAQFAGGAASGDIDNDGDLDVFVARGDSGPNRLYVNQGGARFEDRAAAAGLAYSLGGTSNGRHSGPTFADVDGDGDLDLLLGGLQGGPTKLFANNGSGSFTDATAGSGLDNASSAQTISMALGDYDADGDLDILMAHWGTPRNPSVPGETETLWRNDSTPGKVRFTPASQVSGVANLLAFELPTGVLGPNYDYTFAPNFADIDGDRDLDILMVSDFRGSKVLVNNGNGTFSGVGFTPDDENGMGSAVGDFDNDGDLDWFVSSINGNRLYRNLGGASFRREAASGVEPGGWGWGSCFADFNADGWLDIYQTNGWEAGKDPSASLYVDDTSRLWMSRGDGTFVDAAAASNMLDTDQGRGIVCDDFDNDGDVDVLLLTAEPIGSAHYWENQLASANAIKVRLRGKAPNTFAVGAIIQLTIADTTQTRMVSINSNFTSHNSTVQLFGMGPHTQGGLRVIWPDGTQTIRADVVAGQSLVIDQP
- a CDS encoding glycoside hydrolase family 97 protein; translated protein: MLGSWIKIVVAALVALLSTASLHATTLEVSSPDGKITVAVSDDGGHATYTVSYDGEVVMPAARLGLLFADHHGLEDGLEIRGTADVTATDETWEQPWGERRLVRNHYNELRVGFSPKQGPARAMIVEFRVFDTGLGFRYEVLQTEALQGDIRITDELTQFNIGGDADAWWTPSRQFNRYEYIYRTGKAAVVDDAHTPVTFRQPSGLHISIHEAALVDYSAMSLLALRPGSFEAALRPGSDGIKVHTRAPFRSPWRTIQISPDAAGLINSDIILNLNEPNKLGDVSWVEPGKYVGIWWAMHIRERTWGNDGIHGATNEETRRYIDFAAEHGFKGVLVEGWNVGWDGDWFNNGELFRFTEAYPDFDLEELGKYALSKGVRIIGHHETSANVANYEAQMGDAFDLYEKVGVRQVKTGYVADAGDVVRYDENGIRKYEWHDSQFMVDHHLRVVTEAAKRKIAINAHEPVKDTGLRRTYPNWMTREGARGMEFNAWGSPPNPTSHVSTLAFTRMLAGPMDFTPGIFNLRPNEKPPVREDMQRGDPSNRPQTTLAKQLALYVVLYSPLQMAADLPEHYEERMDAFQFIKDVPADWEESVALAGEVGEYVAIARQERGGTDWFLGAVTDETPRDIAVTLDFLEPGATYLAEVYRDGEDAHWDTNPYSYVIESREVRAGETMTLPLASSGGAAVRFIRQ
- a CDS encoding DUF393 domain-containing protein, whose protein sequence is MSQALSPKLKVWFDGACPLCQREIALMRRLDRNGAIDFVDVSDSADPSCPVDRSELLARFHAEENGRVLDGAAAFAAMWRVIPPLRPLGLIARNAAVLKVLEWLYLRFLRIRPRIQRLLR
- a CDS encoding alpha-hydroxy-acid oxidizing protein; protein product: MSYFGAMQNEIYNAGLKGILPAFPVDFATLEKRAHEALGPMLTNYVAGGCGDEHTQDQNAEAFHHWGMIPRMMVDCAERDLSIEIFGQKYDNPLFMAPIGLNGEASQDRHGDIAAAQASAATGVPFCASTLSNDPLEDVYTACGDTAPWFQLYTSRNKDVAESMIRRAEKAGYKALVVTLDTWVTGWRPRDLNASNFPQLRGKVLRNYMTDPEFLKLLPKPPEEDFETAIMIWAATFGQVLTWEHLEWFKSVTDLPIVLKGICHPDDARKAVDHGADAIYCSNHGGRQANGGIATIDLLGDVVKAAGDLPVLFDSGIRSGSDAVKALALGATAVGVGRPYTYGLAIGGAKGAEWVLRSILAEADLLMAVNGYPTLAAVREAGAIRTDR
- a CDS encoding class I SAM-dependent methyltransferase; this translates as MEDMFVDQADMFEAIVAGANDDPESAAFFKTIVRRFGASDRGTLEFGCGNGRWAEILAGASAFYVGVDLSQALLSKALHRKVPNAFFIHADFFAIPSEFAPVGIANIVRCFTSLGYFPKQEEARFFANCRSLVGDGMLLIDSFNGDWFRKNGDLKRNRVLASGTEFHETYLHDPERDCVKSTWRYSGGASEDCVIDFELECYSPRSAEKMLTAAGWQTVARFSEYRLDSECATIGPDCERMILVCNPR